In Cotesia glomerata isolate CgM1 linkage group LG1, MPM_Cglom_v2.3, whole genome shotgun sequence, one genomic interval encodes:
- the LOC123262274 gene encoding uncharacterized protein LOC123262274: MWILVINELLVALENLGVYAVGYADDVALMIKGSSPTEMRWRTQRALDLIQKWCIGKSLRVNPNKTEMVLFTKRRKLKITAPSIFGMELKFSKEVRYLGVTLDSKLTWRSHIEKQTQKATATFWACRRIFGITWGLKPRLIKWIYTAILVPQLTFASVVWWPSLKKNINIKAFLKVYRLSLLGITGALRTTATLAMGALLNLEPPHITAEALAMKTAMRLLFNGHWTRARSGHAAILRDRGLDRFLTQGGDMSPRSYHFRRQYKVLIPSRQEWDEENKSILSPIGLVWYTDGSKTDKGAGAGIYSSGPKTEISLRLGDTASVFQTEVYAIWACVEHISKLNHRNKHVYICSDSCAALRALEQTEVSSRLVRKCIDSLNELAEYNKVKLLWVPGHSGNAGNDKANELAKAGARKRDPEPVISIAVPFSLIKQHASLWTNDKFQEVWAEAKGMMHTRARFKGPSKTLGLSLIGLDKKLLRLTVGYITGHWLTGRHLRRLGISDHSMCPRCLSEEETPLHLILHCRKLATARKDILGFCDGESIDIQEIGVGQLLHFLKQTGLANLQDI, encoded by the coding sequence ATGTGGATCCTGGTCATCAATGAGCTCCTAGTGGCACTAGAAAACCTAGGAGTATATGCTGTAGGCTACGCCGATGACGTCGCACTGATGATTAAAGGCTCAAGCCCGACGGAGATGAGATGGAGAACACAACGTGCTCTAGATCTCATACAGAAATGGTGCATAGGAAAATCTCTAAGGGTTAACCCCAACAAAACAGAGATGGTACTCTTCACCAAAAGAAGGAAGCTGAAAATTACGGCTCCCTCTATCTTTGGCATGGAGCTTAAATTCTCAAAGGAGGTACGCTATTTAGGCGTAACTCTAGACAGTAAGCTCACATGGAGAAGCCATATCGAGAAGCAGACCCAAAAAGCAACTGCCACTTTCTGGGCATGCAGAAGAATATTTGGCATAACATGGGGCCTGAAACCAAGACTGATCAAGTGGATTTACACGGCGATCTTGGTTCCACAGCTCACCTTTGCCTCTGTTGTATGGTGGCCTTCGCTTAAGAAGAACATCAACATCAAGGCATTCCTAAAAGTCTACCGACTGTCGTTGCTAGGGATAACTGGGGCTCTAAGAACCACAGCTACCTTAGCAATGGGGGCGCTCCTGAACCTGGAGCCCCCGCATATCACTGCAGAAGCTCTTGCTATGAAAACAGCAATGAGATTGCTCTTTAACGGACACTGGACAAGGGCAAGAAGCGGACATGCAGCCATCCTAAGGGACAGGGGACTCGACAGATTCCTAACCCAAGGAGGAGACATGAGCCCTCGAAGCTACCACTTCAGACGTCAATATAAGGTCCTTATCCCAAGTAGGCAGGAATGGGACGAGGAAAACAAGAGCATCCTGTCCCCCATAGGGCTAGTCTGGTATACGGACGGCTCAAAAACGGACAAAGGGGCAGGAGCTGGAATTTATAGCAGTGGACCGAAAACAGAAATCTCTCTGCGGCTAGGGGACACTGCTTCGGTTTTCCAGACAGAGGTATACGCGATCTGGGCCTGTGTAGAGCACATTTCTAAGCTCAACCACAGGAACAAGCACGTATACATCTGCAGCGATAGTTGCGCTGCGCTCAGGGCACTAGAACAAACTGAAGTGTCCTCGAGACTAGTGCGAAAATGCATAGACTCCCTAAATGAATTAGCAGAGTATAACAAAGTCAAACTACTGTGGGTACCGGGCCATAGCGGGAACGCAGGAAATGACAAAGCAAATGAGCTGGCGAAAGCGGGAGCTCGTAAAAGAGACCCTGAACCAGTAATCAGCATAGCGGTGCCTTTTAGTCTCATAAAGCAACACGCTTCCCTATGGACTAACGACAAGTTTCAGGAAGTGTGGGCAGAGGCAAAAGGCATGATGCATACGAGGGCACGTTTTAAAGGACCCTCCAAGACATTAGGCTTGTCCTTGATAGGGCTCGACAAGAAGCTGCTAAGGCTAACTGTCGGGTATATCACAGGACACTGGCTAACCGGCAGGCATCTGAGACGCCTAGGCATCTCAGATCACTCGATGTGCCCCAGATGCCTATCGGAGGAGGAAACTCCTCTACATCTAATCCTCCATTGCAGAAAACTGGCAACAGCCCGAAAGGACATACTAGGATTCTGCGATGGAGAGTCTATTGATATACAGGAGATTGGCGTGGGACAGTTGCTTCACTTCTTGAAGCAGACAGGCCTG